In Sander lucioperca isolate FBNREF2018 chromosome 21, SLUC_FBN_1.2, whole genome shotgun sequence, the following proteins share a genomic window:
- the hcrt gene encoding orexin: MTPLHTSRKMPWFPINFQKATGMDTSNKKVLVLVLMLLLSHLACDAHSMAECCRQPARSCHLYALLCRSGSKNLGGTLTGDAAAGILTLGKRKEDEHLLQSRLHQLLQGSRNQAAGILTMGKRTEERAGDQYMDWMAQSGSIITTPLPVLS; encoded by the exons ATGACTCCCCTTCACACAAGCCGGAAGATGCCGTGGTTCCCCATCAACTTCCAGAAAGCTACTGGGATGGACACGTCTAACAAG AAAGTCTTGGTGCTGGTTTTGATGTTGCTGCTGTCTCACCTGGCATGTGATGCTCACAGCATGGCTGAGTGCTGCAGACAACCAGCTCGCTCCTGTCACCTCTATGCATTGCTGTGTCGCTCCGGCAGCAAGAACTTAGGGGGAACACTCACAGGAGACGCCGCCGCTGGCATCCTTACTCTGGGTAAACGGAAAGAAGATGAGCATCTCTTGCAGAGCCGACTCCACCAGCTCCTCCAAGGCTCCAGGAACCAAGCAGCAGGGATCCTGACAATGGGGAAGAGGACTGAAGAGAGGGCTGGAGACCAGTATATGGACTGGATGGCTCAGTCAGGATCTATCATCACGACGCCACTGCCTGTTTTAAGCTAA